A stretch of DNA from Clostridium sp. JN-9:
GATAAACTTCTTCCCTAATATGGAGCTTAATGAGTATCTGCAGCTGGAGAAACGGGTTAAAGGTAAAATGATGGCAGCAAATCTTTCATCAACAGGGGATGAGGATATACTTTCACCTGAAATGAATGACTTTGTGTTTAGAAAGAAACAGCTTGAAAGACTTAAAAATGAGGTTGTAGATATAGAAGATTTAAATGATAATATATCCCTTACAGACTTGAATATGAACGATTATCTTTATGAACTTGCTGGCTTTGTAAAGCAAAACTCTGATATAAAAAGGGTACCAAGAGGAGTTTATTCTGTAGCTCAGGGAGATAAAAAGGGATGCATCTTCTGTTTTAAGCATTTAAAGGATGAAGCAAAACCTAAGAGTGAAAGCTCACTGTATCCATACTATCTTATGTATGTATTAGAGGATGGAGAAATTTATTTTGGAAACAGCAGTGCCAGGGAAACACTAAAGGAGTTTAGAAAGCTTACCTATGGTAAGATAGAACCTGATAGATTGCTTTTTGAAAGATTCAATAAGAGAACAAAAAATGCGGCAGATATGAGTGCTTATTCAAAGTTGCTTAATAAAGCAATATCAGAAATATTGGGAGAAGAGGATAAAAAGGCACAGCAGAGTATTTTTGACTTTGGAGGATATGAAAACAGCTTTGAAAATGTTAGCAGTGACGATTTTGAGTTAGTATCCTTTCTCGTTGTAGAGTAGGAGGTGCCTTAATGTTTAATCTTCCTTCAGATTATAAGGTTAACAAAAAGTTTGATATAAAGATGTTTACAACCTCAGAGCTTAACCAAAAGGAGAAAAAGTATTTTAAAGATAATGTGGCTCAAATAGAATTAAAATACCAAATTATAGGAGAAGATATAGCTTCATTTATTGATGATGAGCATAATTGTCAGGCCATAATGTTTTTTGAGGTTGAAGTTAAGAATTTAAAAAGTGCAAAAACTATAGGAGAAATTATTCAAAGGGTTGTAAAACCATTAGTAGTAATAAGGTTCTTTGATTCCAAGGGGACGGAAAGCTATTGTTTTGTATACAAAAGACTGAATAAGCTTGATAATACTAAGATAGTTATAGATGAAATTATATTAACACATATATCATCAATATTTTTTGAGAATGATACTAAGAAACTAATATCAAAATATTTAGATTTTGATGAGGTGAAAAATAAGGCTAATAAGCTGACTTATTATTATGAAATGTTTAGCAAAGCCATAGTAATTAGTAATAGGGCATATTTTTCCGGATACAAAAGTATTCTTTCATCAAATATATTTTATGACCTTGATACTATGAAATTATTGACTAGCCTTTTAAGAGAAGTTGAAGGCTTTGAGAGAGAAAAAAGTATTGCAGTTACTGTGTCTGAGAAGGCACAAATTAATATGAAAATCAAGAATACTCTTGAAAAAATAAATAAACTTACAGAGTGACAGGAGGATAAGTATGGAGAACAAGGTTACCAAAGAAATATTTAATCCTATAGATGAAAATATAAAAAAGCTTGAAAGTCTATTTCCAGGGATAGTAAAAGATGGACAAGTTGATTTCGAAGCCTTAAAGCAGGAACTTGGTCAGTTTGAAGGGACAGGTAAGGAAAAGTATGAACTTACATGGCCTGGGAAAACACAGGCAAAACAGCTTGCAAACATAGATATAGTAGGTAAAACATTAAAATATGTACCAGAGGATAGCAAGAATCCAGAAACTACTAAGAATCTATACATTGAAGGAGATAATCTTGAGGTATTGAAGCTACTCAGAAATAGTTATTATGAAAAGGTAAAAATGATTTATATTGATCCACCTTATAATACAGGGAACGACTTTGTTTATAAAGATAATTTTACAATGGAAGTTACTGAAAATGAGAAAATTGAAGGTAATATAGATGAAGAAGGTAACAGACTGATTAAAAATCAAGCGGGAAGTGGAAGGTTTCATTCAAATTGGCTAAACATGATGTATCCACGTCTGAAAATTGCAAAAGATTTATTAAAAGACGATGGAGTAATATTTATTAGTATAGATGATAATGAAGTGCAGAATTTAAGAAAGATATGTGATGACATTTTTGATGAAAATAATTTTATTGCAAACATTGTAAGAAATACAAATAGTTCTAAAAATCAAAGTTTGTTTGTTTCTGTAAGCCATGATTATTGCTTAATATATGCTAAAAATATTAACGTTCTTCAAGTAAAGCATGCTGAAAATAAATGGTCTGTACCTAAAAATAATATTAATGAATATTTAAAAAAAGTAAGAGAACTTGAATCAATGGGGCTTTCAAAGGATGAAATAACTGAGGAATTAAAACAGTTAACTAAATACCCAAGGTTTGTTGACTTTACAAATTATTGGTACTTTGATGAAAGAGGATTATACAGGAAAGGCGATTTAGGTGGTGTAAAGAATGGAAATATGGAACGAATATTTAATCCTATAACAAATTCTTATGATCCTATACCACCAGGAGGATTTAGATATAGCAAAGAAAAAATGGACGAATTGATTAAAGATAATAGAATTCATTTCCACGATGATGGTAGTTTACCGGTTATAAAGAGATACCTACATGAAAATATGAAACAACGCCCTAAATCAATAATGTCTGATGACCAACGCCCAGATTATTCTTTATTAAAGGAATTTAATACACCCTTTGACAATCCCAAGCAATTGGCATTTATGAAGAGGATAATTAGTGTAAGTGATAAGGATGCAATAGTTTTGGATTTTTTTTCAGGATCAGCTACAACTGCCCATGCTGTTATGGAATTAAATATTGAAGAGATGGCTAATAGAAAATTTATAATGGTTCAAACTGATGAAGAAAAGTGTAGTGAGGGTAGTGAAGCCTACAAAGCGGGTTATAAAAATATTTGTGAAATTGGAAAAGAACGTATCCGCCGTGCAGGTGAAAAGATAAATCAAGATCTTAAGGATAAAGAAGGCATAGAAAACATTGATATTGGCTTTAAGGTATTTAAAGTAGCGGATACAAATATAAATTGGAAAGATAATTCATTTGAAAGAATAGAAGATTTATATACAAAGGGACTTTCAAAAGATGCTTTGGACTTCAATCCAGGTTTTACCGATATAGATGTAGTCTATGAAATAATGCTCCGTCACAGGGATTTCCCTCTGACATCAAAGATTGAAAATCTATCAAACATTGGAGAGAGAACTTACATCTTTGCTGATGCAGTAGTTGTATGTTTAGAAGAAAAGATAACAAATAAAATTGTTGATGGGATTGCAGCCATAGAGCCAAAGCCTATTAAAGTAATATTCCGTGACAGTGCCTTTGATGATGATATCTCCCTAAAGCTTAATACAATGAACCGCCTTGATGCTCAGCT
This window harbors:
- a CDS encoding site-specific DNA-methyltransferase is translated as MENKVTKEIFNPIDENIKKLESLFPGIVKDGQVDFEALKQELGQFEGTGKEKYELTWPGKTQAKQLANIDIVGKTLKYVPEDSKNPETTKNLYIEGDNLEVLKLLRNSYYEKVKMIYIDPPYNTGNDFVYKDNFTMEVTENEKIEGNIDEEGNRLIKNQAGSGRFHSNWLNMMYPRLKIAKDLLKDDGVIFISIDDNEVQNLRKICDDIFDENNFIANIVRNTNSSKNQSLFVSVSHDYCLIYAKNINVLQVKHAENKWSVPKNNINEYLKKVRELESMGLSKDEITEELKQLTKYPRFVDFTNYWYFDERGLYRKGDLGGVKNGNMERIFNPITNSYDPIPPGGFRYSKEKMDELIKDNRIHFHDDGSLPVIKRYLHENMKQRPKSIMSDDQRPDYSLLKEFNTPFDNPKQLAFMKRIISVSDKDAIVLDFFSGSATTAHAVMELNIEEMANRKFIMVQTDEEKCSEGSEAYKAGYKNICEIGKERIRRAGEKINQDLKDKEGIENIDIGFKVFKVADTNINWKDNSFERIEDLYTKGLSKDALDFNPGFTDIDVVYEIMLRHRDFPLTSKIENLSNIGERTYIFADAVVVCLEEKITNKIVDGIAAIEPKPIKVIFRDSAFDDDISLKLNTMNRLDAQLKKHNQGKEQSYRVEFI
- a CDS encoding DUF4391 domain-containing protein — protein: MFNLPSDYKVNKKFDIKMFTTSELNQKEKKYFKDNVAQIELKYQIIGEDIASFIDDEHNCQAIMFFEVEVKNLKSAKTIGEIIQRVVKPLVVIRFFDSKGTESYCFVYKRLNKLDNTKIVIDEIILTHISSIFFENDTKKLISKYLDFDEVKNKANKLTYYYEMFSKAIVISNRAYFSGYKSILSSNIFYDLDTMKLLTSLLREVEGFEREKSIAVTVSEKAQINMKIKNTLEKINKLTE